A genome region from Eurosta solidaginis isolate ZX-2024a chromosome 2, ASM4086904v1, whole genome shotgun sequence includes the following:
- the LOC137242326 gene encoding uncharacterized protein codes for MIEVQAKQGAQLSVLANKDADLRNLSKLFPIKTIEEMESVNNAINEVNINEYINAIKHLLKGEPEKHFEEIISTSMCNEVNVGGVHGKICLKKYTSLYDAIQSGLSATSEKPDKQLSKCLHIVKKKAV; via the exons ATGATAGAAGTTCAGGCAAAGCAAGGCGCCCAATTAAGCGTTCTTGCTAATAAGGACGCAGATTTGAGGAATTTGAGCAAACTATTCCCTATAAAAACCATTGAGGAAATGGAAAGCGTCAATAACGCCATAAATGAGGTGAACATCAATGAATAT ATTAACGCAATAAAACACTTATTAAAGGGGGAACCTGAAAAGCACTTTGAGGAAATTATCTCCACATCTATGTGCAACGAAGTCAATGTAGGCGGCGTCCATGGCAAGATTTGCCTAAAAAAATATACTTCCTTGTATGATGCTATTCAAA GTGGACTGTCGGCGACGTCAGAAAAGCCCGATAAGCAACTATCGAAATGCCTCCACATTGTTAAAAAAAAGGCTGTATAG
- the LOC137240171 gene encoding uncharacterized protein isoform X2, with protein MKRYPEDDEGELMYSPALLARRASESWIFDPTMENFLTNVSIQRKKSLPDIQDLPLATGAMSREEVSALGSARREAVRQQIQINERLRANPFLYLFSPQVKDWFSRQQLLLLVLFLNIILGLMFVKMLT; from the exons ATGAAGAGGTATCCGGAAGATGATGAGGGGGAATTGATGTACTCACCAGCATTATTAGCAAGAAGAGCATCTGAAAGCTGGATCTTTGATCCAACGATGGAG AACTTCCTTACAAATGTATCTATTCAACGAAAAAAATCGCTACCAGATATTCAGGATCTCCCACTTGCTACAGGGGCCATGAGTCGAGAGGAGGTATCTGCGTTAGGTTCGGCTAGACGTGAAGCCGTACGGCAGCAAATACAAATTAATGAGAGACTTAGAGCGAATCCATTTCTTTATCTGTTTAGTCCTCAAGTTAAG GATTGGTTCTCGCGTCAACAACTGCTGTTACTTGTCCTTTTTCTAAACATTATTTTGGGGTTAATGTTCGTAAAAATGTTAACATAG
- the LOC137242324 gene encoding uncharacterized protein translates to MMEVQAKQGAQLSVLANKDADLRNLSKLFPIKTIEEMESVNNAINEVNINEYINAIKHLLKGEPEKHFEEIISTSMCNEVNVGGVHGKICLKKYTSLYDAIQSGLSATSEKPDKQLSKCLHIVKKKAV, encoded by the exons ATGATGGAAGTTCAGGCAAAGCAAGGCGCCCAATTAAGCGTTCTTGCTAATAAGGACGCAGATTTGAGGAATTTGAGCAAACTATTCCCTATAAAAACCATTGAGGAAATGGAAAGCGTCAATAACGCCATAAATGAGGTGAACATCAATGAATAT ATTAACGCAATAAAACACTTATTAAAGGGGGAACCTGAAAAGCACTTTGAGGAAATTATCTCCACATCTATGTGCAACGAAGTCAATGTAGGCGGCGTCCATGGCAAGATTTGCCTAAAAAAATATACTTCCTTGTATGATGCTATTCAAA GTGGACTGTCGGCGACGTCAGAAAAGCCCGATAAGCAACTATCGAAATGCCTCCACATTGTTAAAAAAAAGGCTGTATAG